One Pirellulaceae bacterium DNA segment encodes these proteins:
- a CDS encoding cation-translocating P-type ATPase, whose product MSTSSACWTNLHVPDLDCPTELGLIEAGLQSIRGIKQLRPDYLARTLRVEHESSVDSATILATLAEVGFAATLQESDSGDVQPSSRFVMPVDLWVAAGLLALALGLALVPSKLVPVLAVTAVLVAGFPVAKNAWRAICLRQLDMNSLLTIASIGAVLTGEWLEAATGMVLFRISLLIDEVSKRRAHQSIRALMNSTPATAHLLATDGSQGLVAVPVEQLHVGQMIRVLPGERVPVDGRVIAGASSVNESNVTGESMPVTKEQGADLYGGSINGEGSLDVKVLRSATDSTPARITRLIEDAQTRRSPMERFVDRFARIYTPVVIGMALLLALCPLFVRLLTPDAIPWLGQGSFLTVWTTWFHRALVMLVIACPCALVLSTPITIVCGLCHASRRGILVKGGEFLEAMGQVRKIALDKTGTVTDGEPQVVDVQVFADLSEQAVLEYAAALERHSEHPLAQAITAAALDGEGLRLVADRFEPLRGYGIRGVIGGQDYIVASPRYCQTLGIDDPKSDSIDPSATRVFVVRDAELLGAISLRDQPRKNAAKVISDWRRLGVEEIVLLTGDRSSVAQHVAESIGVDEFHADLLPADKIAWIDDAAKRDSRLVMVGDGVNDAPALARAPIGIAFGESASDTVLETSDVVIMSPNLAKISALIRTSRKTRTILMQNITMALGVKLVVLLLATSGQATMWMAVAADVGASLIVIGNGTRLLRAPEPKKESTV is encoded by the coding sequence TTGAGTACATCATCAGCTTGCTGGACGAACTTGCACGTTCCGGATCTCGATTGCCCTACCGAGCTGGGGTTAATTGAGGCGGGATTACAGTCAATCCGTGGGATTAAGCAGCTGCGGCCCGACTATCTCGCGCGAACTTTGCGGGTTGAGCATGAATCTTCCGTCGATTCCGCCACCATTTTAGCCACACTGGCTGAGGTCGGTTTTGCTGCCACCTTGCAGGAATCAGACTCAGGAGATGTCCAGCCGTCCAGCCGTTTTGTGATGCCGGTCGACCTTTGGGTGGCGGCTGGCTTGTTGGCACTCGCGCTGGGGTTGGCCCTTGTTCCGTCGAAGTTGGTGCCCGTTTTGGCAGTGACGGCGGTGCTGGTGGCTGGTTTTCCGGTTGCGAAAAATGCTTGGCGTGCCATTTGCTTGCGGCAACTCGATATGAATTCGTTGCTGACGATCGCGTCGATCGGCGCGGTCTTAACCGGCGAGTGGCTGGAAGCTGCGACGGGGATGGTTCTCTTTCGTATCTCTTTACTAATTGATGAAGTCAGTAAACGAAGAGCTCATCAATCGATTCGGGCGCTGATGAATTCGACGCCAGCCACCGCTCATCTGCTAGCCACGGATGGCAGTCAAGGCTTGGTTGCAGTTCCCGTGGAACAACTTCATGTGGGACAAATGATTCGGGTGTTGCCCGGAGAGCGTGTGCCGGTCGACGGTCGAGTGATTGCTGGAGCGTCTAGTGTGAATGAGTCAAATGTGACAGGCGAAAGCATGCCTGTCACGAAAGAACAGGGAGCGGATCTTTATGGAGGATCGATCAATGGTGAGGGATCGTTGGACGTTAAGGTGCTTCGTTCTGCAACCGACAGTACGCCGGCACGGATCACGCGATTGATCGAGGACGCGCAGACAAGACGATCACCAATGGAACGTTTTGTCGATCGCTTCGCACGTATTTACACACCGGTGGTGATCGGGATGGCGCTGCTGCTTGCCTTATGTCCGTTGTTCGTAAGGTTGTTGACACCGGACGCAATTCCCTGGTTGGGACAAGGTAGTTTTCTGACCGTTTGGACCACTTGGTTTCACCGAGCACTGGTGATGCTGGTGATTGCCTGTCCATGTGCTTTGGTCTTGTCGACACCGATTACGATCGTTTGCGGCCTCTGTCATGCAAGTCGGCGGGGGATTTTAGTGAAGGGGGGCGAGTTTCTGGAGGCGATGGGGCAGGTTCGGAAAATTGCTTTAGACAAAACGGGTACGGTCACCGATGGAGAACCTCAAGTCGTTGATGTGCAGGTCTTCGCTGACCTTAGTGAACAAGCTGTTTTGGAATATGCAGCTGCGCTCGAACGTCACAGCGAGCATCCCTTGGCTCAAGCCATCACTGCGGCTGCGCTTGATGGGGAGGGTCTGAGGTTGGTCGCGGACCGTTTTGAGCCACTCCGAGGTTATGGCATTCGTGGGGTGATCGGGGGGCAGGATTACATCGTGGCGAGTCCACGTTATTGCCAAACGCTTGGAATTGATGATCCCAAGTCCGACTCGATCGATCCATCGGCAACACGGGTGTTTGTGGTTCGTGATGCTGAACTCCTGGGGGCCATCAGTCTCCGTGATCAACCGCGTAAAAATGCGGCCAAAGTGATCTCAGACTGGCGCCGCTTGGGAGTTGAGGAAATCGTTTTGTTGACCGGTGATCGCTCTTCCGTCGCACAGCATGTGGCGGAGTCGATCGGCGTGGACGAATTCCATGCCGATTTGTTGCCAGCGGACAAGATTGCTTGGATTGACGATGCTGCTAAGCGAGACTCAAGGCTGGTTATGGTGGGAGATGGTGTCAATGATGCACCCGCTTTAGCTCGTGCACCGATCGGTATTGCCTTTGGGGAGTCGGCGAGCGATACAGTGCTTGAGACGAGCGACGTAGTGATCATGTCACCGAATCTTGCTAAGATTTCGGCGCTGATTCGCACGAGTCGGAAGACACGAACGATTCTGATGCAAAATATTACCATGGCTTTGGGGGTCAAGCTGGTGGTCCTCTTGTTGGCAACCTCCGGACAAGCCACGATGTGGATGGCAGTGGCTGCGGATGTGGGGGCCAGTCTAATTGTGATCGGGAATGGGACACGTTTACTGCGGGCCCCTGAACCCAAGAAAGAATCAACTGTCTGA
- a CDS encoding isochorismatase family protein, translating into MSEDYLRSRLMMSPDDTSLLVVDVQDKLLNAIPDRIPLVWNIKRLLEGAGVLDVKRIATEQYPEKLGATHAELQPFIQPVSDKITFSCVGDVNFYDQLKKHSTTKVLVAGIESHVCVLQTVLDLIAVGYDVYVPVDAIASRFEVDYQTALKRMESSGATLVTTEMALFEWCQAAGSDRFKQISRLVQREKPVIEVDP; encoded by the coding sequence ATGTCTGAAGATTACCTGCGAAGCCGATTAATGATGTCTCCCGACGATACATCATTATTGGTTGTTGATGTTCAAGATAAATTACTCAATGCAATTCCGGATCGGATACCGTTGGTTTGGAATATCAAACGATTGTTGGAAGGCGCGGGTGTCTTGGATGTCAAGAGAATCGCGACAGAACAGTATCCTGAGAAACTTGGTGCGACCCACGCCGAATTGCAGCCGTTTATTCAACCTGTCTCGGATAAGATTACCTTCAGTTGCGTCGGAGACGTGAATTTTTACGATCAGTTGAAAAAACACTCCACCACCAAAGTTCTTGTCGCTGGTATCGAATCGCATGTTTGTGTCTTGCAAACGGTCCTCGATCTGATCGCGGTAGGATACGATGTTTACGTTCCAGTCGACGCGATTGCTTCCCGTTTTGAGGTCGATTATCAGACGGCACTCAAACGAATGGAAAGTAGCGGAGCCACGTTAGTGACTACCGAGATGGCGTTGTTCGAGTGGTGCCAGGCAGCGGGGTCCGATCGCTTCAAACAGATCAGTCGGCTTGTGCAACGCGAAAAGCCAGTGATCGAAGTGGATCCCTAG